The proteins below are encoded in one region of Triticum aestivum cultivar Chinese Spring chromosome 1B, IWGSC CS RefSeq v2.1, whole genome shotgun sequence:
- the LOC123096982 gene encoding uncharacterized protein, with product MRDAGRACASCSTLLRVWRMHAHLVFDEDTLGLRLLPEEEEELLDDDDLDPHRKAVLEKKKDELVRDFVRFVDTTMLRHRSDTALETLSVKFAYLQQRRDAALVDRWVHFAIESTSTRRLELDFLAHLMEPCGPDSLCYDFPSSLLLLTPAAMALEQLHLRSGCLRWPWQDNKYYYVELTSLVLDTVRITSQDLERFLYSCHKLQRLELNYCDDLVYVKMPPRPRQRGFKFLALRHCRSVKTVDVSDSGVASLTFDTINRGPSILGSTVAPAPNVTRASFHILANPVAPAAAGVFETTSLARLMPGLESLSLRVTMLVKVVTSPASTWKYRHLKRLDLWMILDGKSRQRNDFIFLHRFLDAAPALESLSLHLMSSAPAFDASRMPPGDVEKRLHLSLKTVTITGFDAHLASLELLLYILENARPLERLSLDPAWYDVDSQMPQMMPPDVTRQRARKAITRHIAPRISQHVALQVL from the exons ATGAGAGACGCGGGTCGTGCGTGCGCGTCCTGCTCCACCCTGCTGCGCGTTTGGAGGATGCATGCCCATCTGGTGTTTGACGAGGACACGCTTGGGCTCCGACTGCtcccagaagaagaagaagagctcttagatgatgatgatcttgacccGCACCGGAAAGCCGTCCTTGAAAAGAAAAAGGACGAGCTCGTCCGGGACTTCGTCCGCTTTGTGGACACCACGATGCTGCGGCACCGCAGCGACACAGCATTGGAGACGCTCAGCGTCAAGTTCGCCTATCTGCAGCAGCGACGCGATGCCGCCTTGGTGGACCGCTGGGTACACTTTGCCATCGAATCGACCAGCACCAGGCGCCTAGAGCTCGACTTCCTAGCTCACCTCATGGAGCCATGCGGCCCAGACAGTCTGTGCTATGATTTTCCCTCCTCGCTCCTCCTCCTTACCCCAGCCGCCATGGCCCTGGAGCAGCTGCACCTGAGATCCGGATGCTTGCGGTGGCCGTGGCAAGACAATAAGTACTACTACGTGGAGCTGACCAGCCTGGTTCTTGACACCGTGCGCATCACCAGCCAAGACTTGGAGCGCTTCCTCTACTCGTGCCACAAGCTGCAGCGCCTGGAGCTCAACTACTGCGACGATCTGGTGTACGTCAAGATGCCACCTCGTCCGAGGCAGCGAGGCTTCAAATTTCTTGCCTTGCGGCACTGCCGCTCCGTGAAGACGGTGGACGTATCTGATTCTGGTGTCGCATCGCTGACTTTTGACACGATAAACCGTGGGCCCAGCATTCTTGGATCCACGGTGGCGCCGGCTCCGAATGTGACAAGGGCGAGCTTTCATATCTTGGCTAATCCCGTTGCACCTGCAGCTGCTGGCGTCTTTGAAACCACAAGCTTGGCGCGCCTCATGCCAGGCCTAGAGAGTTTATCCTTGAGAGTCACGATGCTAGTCAAG GTAGTTACTTCACCAGCAAGCACCTGGAAATACCGTCATTTGAAGCGCCTGGACCTTTGGATGATCTTGGATGGCAAGAGCCGCCAAAGGAACGACTTCATTTTCCTTCACCGGTTTCTCGACGCAGCGCCTGCATTGGAATCGCTCTCGTTGCAT CTCATGAGCTCAGCCCCAGCTTTCGATGCATCCCGGATGCCCCCAGGCGACGTTGAGAAGCGCCTACACCTGAGCCTCAAGAccgtcaccatcactgggttcgaTGCTCACCTCGCTTCCCTAGAGCTCCTGCTCTACATCCTGGAAAACGCGCGCCCTCTTGAGCGCCTGTCACTTGATCCCGCATGGTACGACGTTGACAGCCAGATGCCTCAAATGATGCCCCCGGACGTTACAAGGCAGCGTGCCCGGAAGGCCATTACAAGGCATATTGCCCCCCGGATATCCCAACATGTAGCGCTACAGGTCTTATAA